ATCCTTCTCCCTGGGAAGGATCATTGCCAGCGGGGGCCAGGTAACCAAGGCTAAGTTGTAATTTATCCCAGGTGCCCTGGAGGGCCGCCCCGGTACCTTCCCCCAAGAAATAGATCGGGCTACGGGTGCCAAAGGTAGTCAATGCTCCAAAGGCTCCATCCCCGTCTAAAACATTGACTGTATTGGTGAAATCGTCGAAAGCGCCCCCGGCCCCCATGGCCCACAGACGAATATTTTCCGTGGCAGGAAAAGTATAGTACAAAACACTATTGCTGAGGTTGCCATCTTCCGGTTCCGTTGCCCCTAACACTGGCTGGAAAGTACCGGCAATGGGGCCATAGTCTTCTAAATTGCCACTGGATAGGCGAATGAACAGATCGTCATCTCCCCGAAAGCTAGTATTGAGCTCCAAACGGGTGCGGTAACCCAAGGTGGTGTTTCTGGTAATTGATTCAGTGCCATTATTTTTGTCGCCGCTGACAATGCCACTCAGGGCCGTCACCACCTGTCCACTTAATTTGGTGGTGGTGGAAAATTGATGGTCTTCCAGGTAAGCTGTGCGGACTTCCAAATTATCAACCCGGGCCCCCAGGGCGGCCAATTCCCCCTGAAACTCCTGGGCTAAGCGCTTCAACTTATCAACGTCTTCCCGTAAAACCGCTACGTTCTCCTGGATTAACCGCTCCATGACGTTCATGCAGGCATTTAGTCCCGCAGCAAATTCCCAACGGGATAGGGCTCCATCGCCGCGAAAAGTGCGGTCAGGATAACCAACAATGCAACCGTAGCGCTCCACTAAACTTTTGAGTGCTTCGTAGGCCCAGGCGGTGGGCTGCACATCCCTAAGCTCCGACACGGAAGTGATCTGTCCCATGGGGTTGGAGTCCATCTCTTCCACGGATTGACCGAACTGCAAAGGTTCAATTTTGCCCCCTGGTTCGGCTAAAGCTTCCCCCCCTCCCCCGGCGATCGCCATCAGGGCACCCAAACCCCACACTAGTGACAGTTTTCTTAACATAGGAGTCCTCACACCCTAGGAATTAGCCAACAAATTATCGAGAATATAGGCAACAGCCAAGGGAAAAACAATGCCCTTCCTCCCCATGGCCATCACGGGCAAACTTCTAAATAATGATAATCATTATCATAGCATGGGCTTTTCTGGAATTTTTTAGATAGATGGTTTCACCAAGCCGATTACTTCCTAATCCTTACTGGCCAAGCTCTAACCACTCTTCCGCCCGTACATTAGCCACCAACGTAAACTGATCACCACCTAGGGGCTTAACCACATAGGCCATGCCCTGGGGATCGGGATAAATTCCAGTTGCCGCCTCAAATAGATCGTCATGGCCAACAACAACATTATTAGTTCCAGGGGCAGGAATTTCGGTTAAAAATGGCATTAACAACGCTTTCATTTGGGCAATTTGTTCTGGGCTATAGTCTTCCGCTTTGGGAAAATTAAGGTCGCCATTTTTTTCGTATCGTCCAAAGGCTAAATCCGCTGTTTGCCAGGCTCGACAATATTGACTGGAAAAAACTTTGTCGTAGGGAATGGCGTATTTTTTGAATGCTTCACCGATCGCCTTGGCCTGTTGCCAACCGACCTCGCTTAAAGTCCTTTGGGTGGCGCAGTTACCCATTTCCGCTGTGACTTGGTCAGCATAATCCTTTTCTGTTTGGCCATGGCGAATGTAAATGACATACCCTCCCTGACGTAATGCTTCTAGCAAATCTTTCTTATTTAACTTGTCCTGAAAATCACGGTTAGCCTGTTCTCCTGGGGTCATTTCTTGCGCCGCAACCTTGGCTAGCTCTAGGTTTAGACCGCTAATTAAGCTGGGATTATTGGGGGAAAAGGAAACTTCCATGGATTGCACCCACAACATAACCCCAAATAATAGCAACCGGTTAGCCCATTTCATCAGCAAGCTCCTTAATAAAAATAATTTTCATTTAATCCCGGCAATTATCCTAGGGCTAAATAGGAGTTACTGTCAATAGACGAAAAAATGAACGGGTGAAATGCCCCTAGCAACCGAAGGCTTCAGTCCGCACCTTTTGAAGATTGACCAACGGCGATCGGACAACTTCAGGCAGGCAGGGGGCATTATTTGAATATTGCAAACATCGTCTTTTGCTCTATGGTTTTAATTTGCCCAGACCATGAAAAGCGAACTGGGGCAGATTGAAGAGGATTATAAAAAGAGAAAAAATTTGGCTCGTGGGGAAAATTCCATCCAAAGAAAGCCTCCAAAGTAGAGATCCCAGGCGGAAAAGCCGCTGTTGAGTGGAGGTCAATAAAACTTAATGAATTTTTTTAAAGCTAAAAGCCATTTTCCTCGCAAAACGTCCCCCCGTGCGTAAAATGGGGACTAAAGTTTTGTCACGTCCCTGACGAAATTCTTTAATAGGAGAACTCAATACCAATGGCTGAATCTAACCAAGTTGTACAAGCCTATAACGGCGATCCTTTTGTGGGGCATCTTTCCACCCCCATTTCCGACTCCGCTTTCACCCGCACTTTTATCGGCAATTTGCCCGCCTATCGCAAAGGCCTTTCCCCCATCCTCAGAGGTTTGGAAGTGGGCATGGCCCACGGTTACTTCTTGATTGGCCCCTGGACCCTGCTGGGCCCGCTGCGGGATTCTGAGTACCAGTACATTGGTGGTCTGATCGGAGCTTTGGCTTTGATCCTGGTGGCTACCGCTGCTCTTAGTAGCTATGGACTGGTTACCTTCCAAGGGGAACAGGGTTCCGGCGACACTCTGCAAACAGCCGATGGTTGGAGCCAATTTGCTGCTGGCTTTTTTGTGGGTGGCATGGGAGGTGCCTTTGTGGCTTACTTCCTGTTGGAAAACCTCAGCGTTGTGGATGGGATTTTCCGGGGTCTATTTAACTAAATAACCTTATAACCTTTAAACTGTTTCAATTTTGCCGTTGCCACGACGGCCTGAGCTTACAATCATCCAATTAATAAGGAGTATTAACTAATGGACGGTTCCTACGCTGCATCTTACCTGCCTTGGATTTTGATTCCTATGGTGGGTTGGTTATTTCCCGCTGTGACCATGGGGTTGCTTTTCATTCACATTGAGAGTGAAGGCGAAGGTTAGGCTGGAAAGGTTTGAAGACTAATGGTCTTTTAATTGAAAATGTCTAACCATCTTTGGGTGGGTCAGGATTCCTCCGTTATGCGGGGGATTGGACATTTTGATTTGTTACTCCGCCAGCGGGTGGGGTATTTTTTTTGTGGGCTTATCAAAGGCTTGTGTAGTTTTTAACGGATATTTGGGCAAGATGACTGAACCGATTCGTTTACTAATTGCCGCCAGTGGCACGGGGGGGCATCTTTTTCCGGCTTTGGCCCTGGCCCAGCAGTTGCCGGACTATGAAATTATCTGGTTGGGGGTGCCCGATCGCCTGGAGACGACCTTGGTACCCCGGCAATATCCTTTGCAAACGATCCCGGTGGAAGGTTTCCAGGGACGGCCCAGCTTAAAAACAATCAAGATTGGCTGGAATTTATTACGGTCAGTATTCACGGTTAGAAAACTGATTAAGAGCAAAAAAATTAATGCTGTGGCGACCACAGGGGGTTATATTGCCGCTCCGGCCATTGTGGCAGCTAAATTATGCAACATTCCGGTAATTTTCCACGAATCTAACTTTATTCCCGGTAAAGTAACCACTTGGTTGGGCCGTTGGTGCGACACAGTGGCGATCGGTTTCCGGGGCACAGCCAAATATCTGCCCAATTGTGCAACGGTTTGGATTAGCACCCCCGTGCGGGAGCAATTTCGTCAGCCCCAGTCTTTGGATTTGCCCATTCCCCCAAACAGAAGCTTAATTGTGGTGGCAGGAGGTTCTCAGGGAGCAGTGACAGTCAATCAACAAGTTCGTAGTTGTGTGCCTGCTTGGGTAAATGCGGGGGCCTTTATTGTCCATTTGACCGGCAAGAACGATCCGGAAGCGGCCACCTTTAGCCATGACCATTATTTATCCCTGGAATTTTTCGATAATATGGCGGCCCTGTTGCAAAAGGCGGATTTAGCCATTAGCAGAGCCGGAGCGGGCACCCTAACCGAATTGGCTGTCACCCAGACCCCCTCCATTTTAATTCCCTATCCCTTTGCGGCGGAAAATCATCAGATGTATAACGCCCAGGTGTTTGTTGATGCCGGGGCCGCCCTAATGTTTGCCCAAAAATCCCTGACGGCGGAACAGTTGGAACAAGCTGGGCTAGACCTGCTCCAGAGTCCAGAAAATTTGGCTACCATGGCCAAAGCTGCTGGCACATTGGCTGACCTCGATAGTGCAGAACAGTTAGCGGCGATCGTCCGGGCATCAGTGGAAAAATCCCGCTGACATTGACCCAGCCTGCTGCAACGTAGTCACTGGGTTCATCCAAAAGACTGTTGTAAAATCCAACCTAATTTTCCCCAAGCTTGGGGGAAACTCGGGAAAGGTTTCCTAGTCAGTCGATTTAAGGGCAAACCCGAACTTTGCCAACACCTCCCAAATCAAGATAAAACTTGATCACTATTTTTAGTTTGTGAATCTATGGGAAAAACAATGCCAGCTCCGTTTCCCTGCCCCAACTAAGCAGAGGATAATTAAACACCAATCTAGGGAAAATAGTCCTGGGTAAGCAGTCATTCCTAACCAAGTGAGTTACATTGAATAACCTAGGTAAGTAAATAAACTCACTCAAAAATTTCCGGATCCTATCCCCGTCTTCGCTCCCCACTATGACTACGACAGAATTAACGGCGGCCACCCTAACTCAACTTCAGCAAGAAATTAATCGGTTACAACGGGAAAATGATGATCTCCACATTGCCTTGACCACGATCGCCGAACATGGGGACATGATCGAGTCATTGCTGAATGAAACCAATGTCAAGCTCAGAAGCGAAATCCTGGAACGACAGCGGGCAGAGGCGAAGTTACAAAATATTCTCAGTTTAATTTCCCGGGAAAAGGAAGACCTAGAAATTATTGTGGAAACCATCATGCAACATGGGGACGTGGTGGATGCCCAATGGCGACAAAAACTAGGGGAAACCGCAGAGTTACTTAACCTCGATAGCCTCACCCAGGTTTCCAACCGCCGCCATTTTGACCTCCATCTGGCCCAACAATGGGAACGGGCCATGGATAGCCAAGAGGCGATCGCCCTGATTTTATGTGATATCGACCATTTCAAACAATTCAACGACTTCTACGGCCACCTCAGTGGGGATGACTGTTTGCGGCGCATTGCCAAAACCCTCAGTGCCACCCTCCGCAACCCGTTTGATCTTTTTGCTCGCTACGGTGGTGAAGAATTTGGTGTAATTTTGCCCCAGGTGACCAGTGAAGCTGCCCAGCAGATTGCTAAACGGATGCAGGCCTCTCTGACAATGCTAGAAATTCCCCATCACCATTCCCCCACTAGCGAATTCGTCACCATGTCCTTTGGCATCGGTCGCCTGTATCCCCAGCCGGGACAACTCCCCCTAGACCTAATTGCCCAAGCGGACGAAAATCTTTACAAGGCGAAACGCCAGGGCCGGAACTGCATTTTCGGCCATTGATTTTTCGAATAAACCAAGTGAGCTAGTCCCATAGACATAACCATGAGCACTGACCAAACCAACGTCAGACAATGGGGAGAGTTCCTCGATCCCATTCCCCCCAGCGACGAATTTCTGACCCTAAACTTTTCCCTCGACCGGGTAAATCGTTTACAACGCTGGCGCAACTATGGCCTGTCAGCAGACTTTTTGGGGGACTACTTTGCCACCTTTTTTCCCGGCAACGGAGCAGACGACGGCCTTAGTCAGCGGGACACCATCAAAGGCTCCGTCAGTTATATTGCCAACGAATTGTTGGAAAACGCCGTTAAATACAGCACCACCGACCATGATTGTCCCATCACCATTACTCTCCATCTCTACGACCATAAATTAATTTTTGAGACCAGTAATATTTCTCCCCTGCCAACCACCATTGACTATGAGAATTTCATCAAAGTGCTATTAGAGGCAGATCCGCTGGAGCTATACATGGAACGACTAGAAAAATCCGCCCTGGAAGATTGCGAAGCGTCCCAGATCGGCTTGTTGACTATGATTAACGATTACCAAGCTCAGTTTGGTTGGCGATTTGTCCCGGTTTCCGGTTCCGAGGATTTGATCAAAGTTACGGTGATGACTCACTTGGGTGTCGAAATTTGAGCAGTGGTAGCTAAGAAAAAATTATTCTCCCCAAATCCCTAATTTTATTGCGACCTATTCCCATGGAAATAACCACTGAAGACTATCGGATTTACTTTGAAGAGGCCAACAAGACCCTTTACTTTCGGGGCTTTTTGCGGTTGGAAGGCATGAAGGAATATCAGCCCATTATGAACACCATGCTGGAGATTTTGTCTGATTGTAGTGAGCTGATCATTAACTTAGAGGGGTTAGAATTTCTCAATAGTTCCGGCATCAGCATGCTGTCTATGTTTGTGATGAAGGTGCGGGGTAAGGAAGACACCAGCCTAGTTTTTAAGGGTTCTAAAAACATTCTCTGGCAAATGAAATCCTTGAGAAACCTCCAACGACTGATGCCTGATTTAACCTTGGAATTCGTCTAAAATTCTCGATGGGAAACGTGGCTAGGTTAATATTCCCTCTCTTGATCTACTGGTGTTGGGAATGGCAAGCCATCGGACAATTTTCCCCCTCTTGGTTGTGGTTGACCCAAAGCTCACCCCAGGTTTTTACCGGCTGAAATAGTTCTGCCAAAGCTAGACTAGGAAACTCCACCTTCTCAATTTCTCCCTATGGCCCGCAGACCCCCACCCCGTTACACTCCTCCTCCCCGTCCCAGCTATGATCGGGATTATGGGCCCCCGCCGGGAAAAGCCCCTGGTAAGTTCAGCCTGGGGGCCATCAACTATGGCACGATCGCCTTATTAGCGGGAATTTTTGTTTTGGGCATTGGGGTAGGCATTGGTTTTAGTTCCACCGCTAGCTTTAGTCCGGAAAATGTGGCTTCCAGGGAAGTGATTGACCGCAGTGCCCCCAACGCTGAAGTGTGTGTACAGTTTGGCTCCAGCGCCATTGTCACCGATATGCGGGTGTTTGTGACCCTGAATCCCTTTAATGTATTTGTCACCCAACCAGTGATGCAACCGGGCTGTGTGTTGCGCCGCAATAACTGGAGCATTTTAGAGCGGGAAAAATTGGTGGACAGCCGTCAGGTCAATGATTGCAAAAATCGGATGAATACCTTTGGTTTCACCGGGCCTCTGGAAGGTAATCCTCGCATTGATTGTATTTACCAAAATGAAGCGGCTGGGAATTTATTCACCAATCAACCGGGGGCAGTGGGGCCCAGGCCAGCTACGGATAAGTTTTAGCTCCTGGATCCGTTTGAAGAGTTGTCCTAGGTTATGGGGCCAATCGGGACTTTGCCGACATTCTTGCATTTCAAGTGTGGACCACCACTTCAACTTGATCCCGCAGGACAATTCCCCCCTGGACTGCTTGCTGAACTATAGGTAAAAGCTGATCGATTTTCCCACGGCGATCGATAAAGGCGGGCACTATTGCCAGCCAAAATTTGTTTTGGTCGCTCCCTTGGGTTTTCCATTCCCGGTGGATCTGCCCACTGGATTACATGGAGGATTAGGACCCTGGCATCATTCCGCCGGCAATAATGCCTTGGGGCGAGATTGCACTGCTCTTAGAACTGCCTGTATCGTGGCTTTAGCAGAATTGACATTGGTTGTTTTTGCTGCAGAAAAAGTTAAGCTAAATTTGCCAGAAGATTATTAATAAGAGTTAGTAAATTTGCCAAACAATCTAATTAATCAAAATTTATCGATGGAGATTATCACCCCCTTCTTGTAAATGAGAACGCCGTAAATCTAGCCATTGTTGTAGAATAATTTCCGCCGCTTGTTGATCAATTAAACCCTTGTCATAACTAGAAAATCTTTTCCGCGC
The genomic region above belongs to Synechocystis sp. PCC 6803 substr. PCC-P and contains:
- a CDS encoding iron uptake porin is translated as MLRKLSLVWGLGALMAIAGGGGEALAEPGGKIEPLQFGQSVEEMDSNPMGQITSVSELRDVQPTAWAYEALKSLVERYGCIVGYPDRTFRGDGALSRWEFAAGLNACMNVMERLIQENVAVLREDVDKLKRLAQEFQGELAALGARVDNLEVRTAYLEDHQFSTTTKLSGQVVTALSGIVSGDKNNGTESITRNTTLGYRTRLELNTSFRGDDDLFIRLSSGNLEDYGPIAGTFQPVLGATEPEDGNLSNSVLYYTFPATENIRLWAMGAGGAFDDFTNTVNVLDGDGAFGALTTFGTRSPIYFLGEGTGAALQGTWDKLQLSLGYLAPAGNDPSQGEGLFNGSFGTIAQVNYDFSDNLTVALTYSYGYNTLDTSTGSQRSNFRYFTETTFGEAAKTSHNAYGAAFSWQLSDHFVLGGWGGLTKARTLKSIDLADASIGRGSLDIWNWAVTLAFPDIIKEGNMAGIIVGMQPWVSSSSIVFPDDIATTDIDSSLHLEGFFQWAVSDNLSITPGIVVVPNADYNNANGTLVMGVIRTTFSF
- a CDS encoding histidine phosphatase family protein, with protein sequence MKWANRLLLFGVMLWVQSMEVSFSPNNPSLISGLNLELAKVAAQEMTPGEQANRDFQDKLNKKDLLEALRQGGYVIYIRHGQTEKDYADQVTAEMGNCATQRTLSEVGWQQAKAIGEAFKKYAIPYDKVFSSQYCRAWQTADLAFGRYEKNGDLNFPKAEDYSPEQIAQMKALLMPFLTEIPAPGTNNVVVGHDDLFEAATGIYPDPQGMAYVVKPLGGDQFTLVANVRAEEWLELGQ
- a CDS encoding photosystem I reaction center protein subunit XI translates to MAESNQVVQAYNGDPFVGHLSTPISDSAFTRTFIGNLPAYRKGLSPILRGLEVGMAHGYFLIGPWTLLGPLRDSEYQYIGGLIGALALILVATAALSSYGLVTFQGEQGSGDTLQTADGWSQFAAGFFVGGMGGAFVAYFLLENLSVVDGIFRGLFN
- a CDS encoding photosystem I reaction center subunit VIII; its protein translation is MDGSYAASYLPWILIPMVGWLFPAVTMGLLFIHIESEGEG
- the murG gene encoding undecaprenyldiphospho-muramoylpentapeptide beta-N-acetylglucosaminyltransferase, with protein sequence MTEPIRLLIAASGTGGHLFPALALAQQLPDYEIIWLGVPDRLETTLVPRQYPLQTIPVEGFQGRPSLKTIKIGWNLLRSVFTVRKLIKSKKINAVATTGGYIAAPAIVAAKLCNIPVIFHESNFIPGKVTTWLGRWCDTVAIGFRGTAKYLPNCATVWISTPVREQFRQPQSLDLPIPPNRSLIVVAGGSQGAVTVNQQVRSCVPAWVNAGAFIVHLTGKNDPEAATFSHDHYLSLEFFDNMAALLQKADLAISRAGAGTLTELAVTQTPSILIPYPFAAENHQMYNAQVFVDAGAALMFAQKSLTAEQLEQAGLDLLQSPENLATMAKAAGTLADLDSAEQLAAIVRASVEKSR
- a CDS encoding diguanylate cyclase, which translates into the protein MTTTELTAATLTQLQQEINRLQRENDDLHIALTTIAEHGDMIESLLNETNVKLRSEILERQRAEAKLQNILSLISREKEDLEIIVETIMQHGDVVDAQWRQKLGETAELLNLDSLTQVSNRRHFDLHLAQQWERAMDSQEAIALILCDIDHFKQFNDFYGHLSGDDCLRRIAKTLSATLRNPFDLFARYGGEEFGVILPQVTSEAAQQIAKRMQASLTMLEIPHHHSPTSEFVTMSFGIGRLYPQPGQLPLDLIAQADENLYKAKRQGRNCIFGH
- a CDS encoding DUF3172 domain-containing protein gives rise to the protein MARRPPPRYTPPPRPSYDRDYGPPPGKAPGKFSLGAINYGTIALLAGIFVLGIGVGIGFSSTASFSPENVASREVIDRSAPNAEVCVQFGSSAIVTDMRVFVTLNPFNVFVTQPVMQPGCVLRRNNWSILEREKLVDSRQVNDCKNRMNTFGFTGPLEGNPRIDCIYQNEAAGNLFTNQPGAVGPRPATDKF
- a CDS encoding DUF190 domain-containing protein yields the protein MPAFIDRRGKIDQLLPIVQQAVQGGIVLRDQVEVVVHT